A genomic region of Rhipicephalus sanguineus isolate Rsan-2018 chromosome 1, BIME_Rsan_1.4, whole genome shotgun sequence contains the following coding sequences:
- the LOC125757655 gene encoding uncharacterized protein LOC125757655, with protein sequence MNRIVVFIIAIYRRLVRTCLPVFFVITCVFVLPRFVDGPDAKTFFQKFNEEIGDNWWHLIIQIRNFFGMTERSVMIHLWYISADFQLFVVSLVVLLLFKR encoded by the exons ATGAATAGgatcgtcgtcttcatcatcGCCATCTATCGAAGGTTGGTCAG GACTTGCCTTCCAGTCTTCTTTGTCATCACGTGCGTATTCGTGCTTCCACGTTTCGTGGACGGACCGGATGCCAAAACGTTCTTCCAGAAGTTCAACGAAGAAATTGGGGACAACTGGTGGCATCTGATCATTCAGATAAGAAATTTCTTTGGAATGACCGAAAGG AGCGTCATGATCCACCTATGGTACATATCTGCAGATTTCCAGCTTTTCGTCGTCTCTCTTGTGGTTCTACTGCTGTTTAAAAGGTGA